The sequence tctatcgtagtcctttcgataagtaagaatgtcgaacccaactaggatcagaaggaaatgataagcggttttcagcaaggtattctctgcaagtactgaaataagtggtaacagatagttttatgataagataaattgtaacgagcaacaagtaacaaaagtaaataaagtgcagcaaggtggcccaatcctttttgtagcaaaggacaagcctggaaaaactcttataataggaaaagcgctcccgaggacacatgggaatatcgtcaagctagttttcatcacgctcatatgattcgcgttcggtactttgataatttgatatgtgggtggaccggtgcttgggtgttgttcttacttgaacaagcatcccacttatgattaacctctattgcaagcatccgcaactacaacaaaagtattaaggtaaacctaaccatagcatgaaacatatggatccaaatcagtcccttacgaagcaacgcatgaactagggtttaagcttctgtcactctagcaacccatcatctacttattacttcccaatgccttcctctaggcccaaataatggtgaagtgttatgtagtcgacgttcacataacaccactagaggctagacaacatacatcttatcaaaatatcgaacgaataccaaattcacatgaatactaatagcaagacttctcccttgtccttaggaacaaacgtaactactcacaaagcatattcatgttcataatcagaggggtaataatatgcataaaggatctgaacatatgatctttcaccaaataaaccaactagcatcaactacaaggagtaatcaacactactagcaacctactagcaccaatcctggacttggagacaagaattggatacaagagatgaactagggtttgaagatgagatggtgctggtgaagatgttgacggagattgccctctcccgatgagaggagcgttggtgatgacgatggtgatgatttccccctcccggagggaagtgtccccggcagaacagctctgccggagccctagattggttccgccaaggttccgcctcgtggcggcggagtctcgtcccgaaaggttgccttctatttttttctcatcgaaagacttcatataggagaagatgggcgtcgaagagccaccatggggcccatgaggtagggggcggcGATGCGGGCACGGATCCATCGCAGATATGGTCCTGCGGGCGCGGTCTCGACCTCCCCTGCTCGGACGGCGGGTCACGGTGGGGGGACTTCTCCTTGCTGAGATCTGGCTGCGGCGTCCTGGATCATCCAGATCCCGGCAAGGATAGCGGTGGCCCGTGCACGAGAGATGGAGGTCTTCAATCAGATCTAGGTGAAAACCTGCTATTGACTTttgccaaggccggcgatggcgacgtTGTCGGCGTTATTCCCTTCCTAAAGGCATCGctatggagaagttcaaggccactctctgctacctccgggggaaaccctggATCAGTAGATCAGATGATGTCGGCTCTctggtgtcgtttcctccttggagacgtcattcttggaggtgcacacgggcTCGATGGACCGTAGGACGgcgtctttggtggagcggtgcttcatcttacacattgaTGGTGGCGGCTCTCTGCGGCGtggcgctgtggagactcggcATCTGATGTgcggagatggaggaggaggaagctatAAGCGTCATGGTGGTGTTGATtgcagagaggcctggcaaggtcggtgctTCAGTTCTGCTCTAAGGGTGGACCGAGGGATGATGGAGGTGACGGCCATTGCAGCGTGCGGTGCTCACTAGGAGTGTGTCAGACCGGTGTGGGACCCAAtccaggtagtggcttggatggaacacccggctttagatgttaggctttggtgcgatgtctaTTTCGTATTAGGCCCGGGCATTCGGCAtgccttcatcaaggggataggagtagcaacggtgttgccaagatgatggcttcaggCTTATTAATGTATCACCTTGTATGATCTTTATGAATAACTagcaaaaggcccgtgcgttgcaacgggtataaaataaataaaatttgaATTCTAAACACTTGGTACCTCTCCCGTGCGTAAAGTAAACCATCAACTTGGGACACCCCTCCTTTTTTCTCCTCAACAATAATAATTAAATCCAATCTAAGCTAGCTTTGTTGTCATATGTGCACTTTGAAAGCTATGTAATTTATCAAATAAACAAAATATACAACATGCAATGATATTATTATCCACGATTTGGTGGTTCAAGGAGCTATGTGAAGGGACAAAGGTCACTGATGACCAAAAAAGATGCATAATTTAAGGACCACGTCCTAGAGCTTAGGACATGGGGTATGATTCATAGTAAATTGATCTGATTGACAATGTTTTTTTGAATAACTTTCGATCTATTtattaaatatcatggtaatataaaaacatcaGAAGTATTAAAAATTACATCTATGTCGTGTGTTACGACATGATAAAAATTCATCGCACGCTGACACTCCTAATCCAGTTATtattgtttctcaaaaaaaaaggtaTAGTCAAATGTCCCTAACATGAGGAAGAATTGTTCTTTCAAGCCAACCATCTTTACAAAATGTCTAACAAAATTGTGTATTTTTGTGTGGGGGCAATATATGCAGTGTTCAACTTGCGGCCCATGCTTCGCTAATGAGTAAACACCATAATGCTTTTGCCAAAAAAAAAGATAGAAAACCGGCTTATAGTAGAGAGATAGTTGATCAAAACGCAGTATTGATTAGCGTATATTTTAATGCGGAAGTGCATGTTATAATTCCCAAGGTCCGGCGCTCTCTCAATATTATTCTCAACATGCGTGCACCTTCCTTATTATTCATTCATTTCCAAATTAttccctccgtcacggtttagaaggcgcgctaggaaattctctgggacctagatggttatctattggttgtgaGATAGGCTAAAAAATAGTATCCACACTACCcatgcatatagaaatagtacTCCGAAGTACTAAATGCAATGCGTCCTAAACGTTGTCTATTGTGGAAATGCACGCAAATTTAACTGTGACTTCTAAAGTGTGACCGAATAAGCATGGAGTAGCTTCCTTCTTTCCCTAAGCATGGAGTGCTTTCCTTATTATTCTAGCTCAATTCCTTCTCAAATCCTTTCCTTATTTATTTCTCTCCCTCCACCTTGAAACGTGACTTCAAATCCTATCCACAGCTGGAACTCAACTTTTACCCATCACTTATTGATTTTCGAGATGACTCCTTGATACCCAAGAAATTGAAAGACCTATATAAGTTAGAAGGATTGGATGTAAAAAGGCGGGGTGGTACTATTTAATAGATTGGACAACATTTCATTTGAAACGAAATTTTCACCTAGATCGGCTGGTAGCGCAAAATTTACATGACCTTGTGGTTGCAAGTTCAATTCTTGGCCCAAACGCATTTTTTTGCCCTTGCTTTTTACCCCCTATGTGGGCTCCCAGGTAGACATAAAAACGCACAAAGGCCCAGCTAGAGGCCCAGCCGAGCGATGCAAGGAAATATCGAATGCATCTTACGACGACGGACGAAAATCTTGTGGTCAAGATATAGATACGCAGGGTgctcgtgcattgcaacgggagaaataaAATCCCTTGCTTAATAATAATTGTTTAAGAAACCCCATGGGTACAGGTCCCTCATTTCAATATGGTGGAGAAGCACTAATAGCATAGGCAGTGAAAGTTAATTTACAATTCAAGTTTAATAGTGCCAAAAATAGTTGCAAAGACATGCATTATTTCATACATAGATTGGTAGCTATAGAGTACCTACTGTTATTGTCAATTTTCTAGCATGTGAGCTGTAGTCTTTCTGCACGAAATAAGAGAGTTTTTTACTATACGAAATCTCATTTAATGACATTTCCAACAACATTTCTGCATTTTCAAACCTTTTTATGCTGGTACAATTTTTTATAGAGGAAATCTAAGGAGGCTAATAATTATTCTAGGTGACCTCACATTAAATTTTTTAGGGATATTGAAAAATTATTTTGTCATTATGAGTTTATTTAATTTTCTGATACAAATTTTAATTTTTTACATTATCTTCGTTGGTCATTGTACCAGAAATAGGACTATGTTTGTGGCAAAAAAAAATCTCACATGTGAATCAGGGTGGACGGCACGAGCGGTCTTTAGGACCGGCTTGTGGCTCGCTCGGTCCGGCCAGGCTCGGTCCTGGCCCGGCATGAAATCCAGCCGGTCCGGGCCCTGCAAACGGGACCAAAAATCCCTCGGTCCGGTCCGGTTAAAGCTCGGTCCGACCGAGCGGACCGGCGAACACGAGTTGTGGCATGGCGGGAGCATGGCAGGGGCATGTTGGGACGAGGCGGGGGCGTGGCGGGGGCGTGCCAGGGGCGTGGCGGGGGCGTGTCGACGTCGTGGCAGGCGCGTGGCGAGCACGTGGCCGGAGCTGCGTGGCGGGCGCGTCGGTCGTGCACTGGTCAGCGCCGCCGTCGTTCATCcgcgcggccaccggcctccctgaCGCTGGCAAGCATGTCTACTGGATGCGCCACGCCCGGATCTATCACCTGAAAGGTAGAACTTGTAGCGGGAGGCCCTACACCGCCGCTGCACACTGCCGTCGTGCACCGGCCGTCGTGCCAGATTCTTCGTGGTTGTTGCTTCCCGAGCTCTGCCTGGCCGCCGTGCCGTCCACCGTGAGTCACAGAAGTCGCCGGACACCTCCACGACGAGCCCCTCTACCTCCAGCGCCCTCCCCGCGTCGCCGTGCTCCGGCGCGAGCTCTGTGGTGACCACCGGCCGGTCCAAACGAGCCGCTCGGTCCGGCTCGGGCTTTCGTCGCTGCGGTCCGGTCCCTGAAAACAGGACCGCGAAGCTGCTCGGTCCGGTCTGGTCCGGACCGCCGACGGCCAGTCCAAACGACGGCtcggtcagggaccggaccggcccggaccgtgtccaccctgacatGTGAAGTTAGTTTTTTCATTAAGAGCACGAGCGTCCTGTGCGTACATGTACATCTACAATTTTTTTGTGGGTCGCGCTCATGCATCTAGCTGCAATCTCCGTCAGGTGGTATGAACATTGTCTTCGCCAGAGACATTTTGATTTTTCAGGTACATGCCCAATCCAATCCAGGCCACCTGCACCTCTCCTCAGCGCAGCGACTGCATGCCACAGCTCCTCCCGCATCCCGCTCCGCCGGCCAGCAGCGCCTGCCGCACCGTTGCGTCAGGTTGCAAGATTGACGACAGGTCATCCCGCCGCTCCACCATCAAACAAAAGAGCCCGCAAAGCTGCCGTTGGGCTGACTGCATCATCACAAAACGCTGGCCGTCGATGTTTTGTCAACAGGTTCACATACCAGATTCAGATGGCCACCATGTACAACTTCGCGACGCCGGCTCCACCCCCATCGAGCAGGGCCGCGCGGCTGTGCTCGCACAGTACTGCGCATTTGCCGGCCAGCTCCGCAAGTGTCCTGACAACGCCCCGGCATGGTCCTGTCCCTGAgcgaccgcagcgtgcgccacCTAGAGGCGTCCATGGACGCGGACCTCGTCGACATGGCGACGACCATGCCCACGCCAGAGCTGCACCCGGACCTTAAGGCGAGCTCCAGGATGCGCCGATGTGTGTGCTCCTCCAGCAAAAAGGGCGACACAGCCGGCACGAAGCTCGTTATAGCCGAGGAGCAGTAGGGAAGCTGGTGGCGGACTGTGCCCCTGGTACGTCAAGGAAACGACAAGCTTCGCAGCGACTCAGTGATTGGCGGCTGCCTGCTTCTCTTCCACTtgctcctctccttctccttcgtCACCATGGCTACCCGAGTTCCTCTGCTCTATGTGTTCGTCGCCGGCAGCACCAGCACCCCGCCGATCGTCGAATCCCTCCatccgccgctgctggagctcgcCTTTACTCTGAATATGCCGTCCCCAGCAACACAAGCCGTCGCGCCCTCGTGGTAACCGGTCACCATGTGCAGCCGCCGCGGCACGGTCTCCCTCGATCCCCTGCTTTGATCGCCGCGCTGCCCCGACCCCTCCGTGCCTCTCTATGTGGTCTTTTATTCCTTTTTTGGATCTACCCGGTCTATGGAGGGGAAGAAAAAGAGGGTGGCAGATGGGCGGAGAAGAATGGCGGCCGGTGGTGGCCGACAGGCGGACGAGCGTGCAGATTGATGTATCTTTCCTGGAATCCTTAGTCGTGCGTGGCGAGCCACATGATGACATGAACAGTACCATTTTGgatgtagaaaataatataggtgaaaaaaACTGAAAGCATAAATTCACAGAAAGAAGCGTATTGTAACGGTGAACCCGAAGCATATTGTGACGGCAaacccggagactcaatccgtgctttattataatatatatatatatatatatatatatatatatatatatatatatatatatatatatagcaaaaaacccgtgtgttgcaacggagaCATAAATATTTTGTAGTTCAATACTAATTATATGTGAGATTTATGTTAACCTGCAGAATGTCAGAAATTATAGAATAATGACGCCTACAAATAACAATGCACTAGGAGAAACAAAATCACCTTTTTAAGTAAAAAACCCTGAGCCAACATTCAAGTAATTTAGGTGCTGAGCTTTGTGCATAGTACTCCCTTCGTAAAAAATAAATATAAGAATGCTTAGGTTTTTaatagtagtgatctaaacgctcttatattttttacAGAAGGAGTACTATGCTACATTACACGGTGGTGATGATACAAGCAGGAGAAAATTGAGTATTATGAAGTGAATCTACCAAACAGCCCTGACTACTAACGATCAATCTAGATATTTATGTGACCTTCTAAATCAAGGCCCTTAAGTTTCTTTTGATGCTGGCCTTACTTCATGTAAAGGGATATCAGATTGTTCATTGATGCCAAGCTCGTCCATCTTGTGATAAAGGTGTGttgctttctcttcttttttagatGAGCAATAACAGTTCAGAAGTGCACCATAGGTTCGATGGTTTTTGGCCATCAAATTATTTTTCAGCTACCTCATTGACATGTATCTTTGTAATGAGGTCCAAACGTTTTCCACGGTCAGTGTACGACATGTTAGCGTCCGAGAGGACCAAGTTAGCTACAAACAAAATTCATTGTACTACATGAAGAATAAAGCATGAGAGACTGGATATCTCTGTTGTCAGTTTGGTTCACACCTCCGGCCATATTGGTCAACTGAAATACACTCCAGCCTTAGCTTGCTACTCAATTGAGATTATGAGCACTGTACTGAGCCTAAGATAAAGAAGGAACCTTGAACAGAGTTTGCTTTCAAGACATCGGGATAACAAAAAGCTCAATCCACTTAGTATAGCCGAGTAACACTCAAGGTTATGTCAGCTACAGTATTAGCAAACTAAAGTCTGAATCATCAATGTCAATTGAAGATCACATTTGTTCGCATTCCAAAGTCAGGGTGCATCAAATCAGTATAAAAAGAATCCAATGCATCCTTGCAAATCTCTAGTGCATAATCACAAGTGAAAAAGGACAAACTATTTAGTAACACATGGGTGGTGCAAACTCAAGTCTGAATCATTATCAATGGTAATTGAATCGAACTCATCTCTGCTTCTGATCCTCTGCTGCCGCCCCTGACCTGCTGATTCTGCTCTCTGCTGCTGCCCTCGGCTGCTGTACCTCTCCTTCTCCAATGAGCTGCTGCTCTTATTCTTCTCTGAACCCAAACTGTTGCTGCTTCGCTTCCTCTCTAAACCTCATAACAAAATTTAGAAAGCTTAGAGTGCACCATAGCAAAAATGCAGGTCTCGACATAGGGTAATAAAATTCTGATCTTGGGATCTTTAGATGAAGTACCTGCGATCAATTCCATGCGTGCAACACTCCAACTACTAAAAGAGTCAGGTTCGAAGCTAGAGCCTCTTGGTAAGAGCTGAGGGATTCTACACCAACCAAACAACAAAGCACAAGAAGACCATGATGTATCAAGTCCTAGAAAATTGAGTATTAGTTGCATTTTTACTCAAAAACATTTTCAACTACTATTAGATGCTCCAATCTATATGCGCATGTCTAAAAATTCTAGGCTGCAAAACCAAAGAAAACGGGAAAGATCAAGACACAATTGTTCCATTGCATGAGAAGGTAAGCTGATGTTTACAACATTCTATATATCTTATATCTTTGTGAGACCCACGGACTCAGTGCAGAAAACTCTTCTAATGGATATATTTATATTATTGTTGCTAATGTCGGTCCTTTCAGCCTCGAATTACTGCTCCAGTTTAGACAGGAAGCCCCATTGTTCAGTATAGATGGCAGTTTATATGTGTTTTTTAAAGCAAGAGCACCACCTCATGCTATGGAAACCTAAAGAGCAGACAACAAAAATGCCCATTTACATAATCTAACAAACTTTAAGCTAGTAGTCCTGTGACCACAAGTTTATTACTATGGACATTTGCATTTGTCTACTTGTAGTAATCATATAATGGGCAAGCACAAGTTCCAGTATATAGGATAGCATACGTACACATAAATGTAGACCAAATTTCATCGGCTAGAATTGTGAACCGAATCAATTAGAAGAATACAAACGGACCATATCCCCACAGAATAAGAGATGGCCAACTGCTCATCATACAATATGATGATCAGAAGTGTGGAACAATTCACACGACAATATAGACGGCAACCATCACAGCCAGCTCGTAGTACATGTTATATGTAGAAGGAATCTGAAGTGCTCTGTCTTAGCAAATGTCCAGTAGAAGATGTTGTCTTTCCCACACAGGAAAAGTCAGTGGTATCAACTAACTGAAAGCTTATCATCAGAAACAATAGATAATATCCTGAGACAACTTTACAGTAGCATATATCTGATCCTTGGATCTAAGTACACCTATGAATCGAAAAAGCAGAGACCGACAGAAAAATTACTAAAGGGTAACAGATGCAACCACCTCTCGCATTCATTCTCAAACTCTCCATTAGCACCTGCCCCTGGACCTGAACTAACCCCAAATCAGCACAAGGAAAAATCAAGTTGGGTGCGAGTCCAGACCAGTGATGATCGGTGCCGTTCCAGCAAGATAGAGAGGGATACCAGagggagggaaagagagagaggagagtggCTGCACATCGGCGGCGTACTGGAAGACCTCGTCGGCGGTCAAGTGAGTAGAGGATTACCTCTTGACGCATCGGATCAGCTTGGAGTTGACGACAATGATGCGCTCCCTGCTGAGGATCATTGAGGAGACACCAAGAGTGGGACGAAGAGGCTGAGGACACGGGTGGACAGCTCGCAGCTGTACATCTTGGTGGCGTTGTCGACCTCGAGCGTCTGCACGGAGGCTGTGGAGGCCTTCACACGGATCCAGCTGCGCTCGACGCCCCGCGCGGATCTGCCGCCGCCGCACTTCTTGAGGTTAGGAACGTCGAGGACGCACCTACAGGGGGGGCGAGGACGCCGGAAGTGGAGGAGAGGCCGAGAGGGCCGCAAGCGGAGGGGAGAGCCGGACGGCCGACGAGCTCGCCGACGAGCGCCCAGCCGAAGCTGTCCCACCTTCCATCTCTCTGCCACTGGATAAGATGAACAGAAGAGCGTGGGCGGAATTCTGACACAATACAAGGGTTAATTTGCAAAATCGATTCGTTTTTTTCCAGATCCACTTAAATAAGGACTGCGGGTTCTATTTTCGAAAAGCAAAGGGCCTTTTTTATAAAAacgccgcgacggtgaacccgaAATCACATGTCGTTAGCCCAATAAGTATGAGCTGTGACCCATAGATCCATGTCATTATTTTAACACGGAGACCCATCTGTGTTGCCGCTTATGTTTCTTCTGGCCCTTGCCCATAGTGGCCGTGGTGTCCATCCAATCACAATTCATCTGGACATGGTCAATCCCAAGCTCGGCCACCACATGCCCCGCTCACCCTGCTCCTCCATGTTTGACAAGTCTTGAAAAGTTTTTAGAGGGATGACTGCATTTACCacatgccaacatagaacaacagccaAAAGCTTTTCACATGATGAAGAAATGACGTGAACAAACCATGCATATTATTTTCCCTTTCTATAGAAACTCACAGTGCACTTGTCATAGTAAAAGCAAAAAGGGACATACATAAAACCAACGGCTAGCAAATAAAATACTTACATGGTTTCAATGAAAAATCATCATATGTAGAATCAAAGAAAGTTGAACTATCATATAAAGTAAAtgagcccgtgtgttgcaacgggcaTACATATTTATGGTCCAGTATCAATTTTGCGTAACATATATCTTGAAGATGCATATTTTATGGTTCAATACCAATTTTGTGTGTCAGATGTTTTTATTAGGACTCTTATGTACATTAGGCATCATTGTCGACCTTTTTTTACTGTTGAGTTACTCCTTCCTCCACCCCACATCTCCGTCTCTCTGAGTTGTGCGTCATCGACTATATAGCTTATGAGATAGCTTGAGCCACTACTTTCAAAAGAAAATGTGAGAACCTCTTTGATGGGAACTCATTTACAACAATCCACTGACCCTTTAGAAATGTAAACATTTCCTCCTACCCGGTGTAGAGTATGCAAAGTTCACACATGAAAAAATGGGTTTCTGCGTAAAAATATCAAATATATAACCCAAACATTGACGTAATCACGTGCACGAAATAACCATACAATAGAGAGGGGTTGATCGATTGTCTCTTCAACTAATAATTGAGGGAAATTAGATGGCAAAGAAATACATTCCCAAACTATGATTTTAGGCATTGAATTATATTATTGTTCATAAGATAAAAGAACACGTTACGTGATAATGAAAAATCACAATAAATTGATTCATATTCAGCTGCACACTTGTGTGTCTGTACAACATAGCTTAAGAAAAGTTGGaagagctcaatgtgactaaacaTGCTAGACATGGATTGGCATGGTGACTGAAGGAGCAATCTCCACTGATCCGAATACAACACCAACAAATGTCCCCATGTATTGCCAGTACTGGTGTGATAGCAGAGACCTCAAAGTGCTCTTGTTTACTGTAGCAAGTGAGGAGATTAGCAAAACAGAGGGAGAACAACTCTATAATCTTATATTGAAATAACCGGTAAAAGTTTCCAGACCACAAAATTCAGATACAGGACACTGAGTAGATGAATACCCTAAAAGCTGACCATGGATTATAGTGAACAGTTAGCTCCTTGAAGTGCAGCTCCTGCTCAGTTTAGCAACTGACCGTGGATTGAGCAAATTTATTATCCTTTTTAATCTGCTTTAGCTTACCATTTGTAATGAAGATAGTTCTTTGGAATTTAACACTACATGGAAACTAAACTGAGCGAGAGTTTGTCTCTAAAGCAGACCTGATGCCTTGAGCTCTGGAATGGTACTGCATAAATGTAGACGCAAATGTCAGGCATAAACTGGTTAGTCTTTCATCAAGCAATAATTGATAAAATCAGGCCATTTGCAAGTTGAAAACATACATGCAGAGCTGCACAAGCAGAAGCCCCATCGCCCAATCTACCAGCTTCCGTTTCACCTAGATCGGATTGGCTTCCACGTAGATCGCATTTTACTGAATAATCCCCACGAAATCAAATGAACCGTGGACCCTCGCCGACTCTTTGGCCGTCAACGCCGGCAGCTTGGAACAACATGTACACTTGTTCTTAAGTGCATATTGTACATCAGATACACCTATTTCTTCATATTGATTTTTCTAAACAGAGGTAAGAGTTTGACCTGAAAATTAGACTGTATCTCAATCTGTCATATGCATAACATCACACAGGTTGTTGGCAGGTGCTCATGAACAGGGTTCACGGTTTACAAAATATGGATTGTTAGTGAAAAGTGAAAACTGAAAGCACTAAAGAAAGAATCAAGAAAGTAGTTTGGCCGTTGAAAATCCATGTAAGTAGATGAGATGGGCGGGGGTGCATTGCTAGCAGCTAGTTCAGAGTCGTCGCTGCTTCTTGCTGCCTCCTACTGGATGCAAGTCACCGCTCATGCGGTCCTGCCGGTATCCATCCATCCGGCGGCCAAGCAGGCGTGGGTTGCAGCcaaggcggcgtggtcaacgaagcCATTAAGAACACGACTATGGATGAGCGCTGGCGGGCGCTGGCGACGGTGAAGAGGAACGTGACCGTGGGAACGCCGGCACGGGCGGCGGTGGTGCGGATCCAGCCGTCCGAACGCGGGTGGCGGGCGATGCTGCTCCATCCATAGAGGTATTCGTCGGAGATTTAAAGAACCCCCGATGCAAAGGGGTGGATCCAGACTACGGAGGGGCGGTGGCCAGCGGTGGC comes from Triticum aestivum cultivar Chinese Spring chromosome 5B, IWGSC CS RefSeq v2.1, whole genome shotgun sequence and encodes:
- the LOC123113798 gene encoding uncharacterized protein isoform X2, with product MILSRERIIVVNSKLIRCVKRIPQLLPRGSSFEPDSFSSWSVARMELIAERKRSSNSLGSEKNKSSSSLEKERYSSRGQQQRAESAGQGRQQRIRSRDEFDSITIDNDSDLSLHHPCVTK
- the LOC123113798 gene encoding uncharacterized protein isoform X1 produces the protein MILSRERIIVVNSKLIRCVKRIPQLLPRGSSFEPDSFSSWSVARMELIAGLERKRSSNSLGSEKNKSSSSLEKERYSSRGQQQRAESAGQGRQQRIRSRDEFDSITIDNDSDLSLHHPCVTK